A single Patagioenas fasciata isolate bPatFas1 chromosome 16, bPatFas1.hap1, whole genome shotgun sequence DNA region contains:
- the LOC136108071 gene encoding chromodomain-helicase-DNA-binding protein 6-like, which yields MIMRIQKKEKQPPSFRALSCSPMSDAWECEAQDPFGSSKEQDQVPGQVTVTAMDTGGQCQCPEEEPDEAPQKRTSTQNGMQDSGGGGTGVKKKRKKKDLGEQEGGEKASVEVKPKRRREPKEPKEPKKAKEPKKPKEPKQREVAKKPRKPREPKAPKEPKDKKSGSEPAPRARSRKSSKDTPVEKKKKGKRKNEIPVDSSDLDQGLLSPSVQSPEESAESADSQKRRSGRQVKRRKYNEDLDFKVVDDDGETIAVLGAERTSALSASTLAWQAEEPPEDDANIVEKILASRMVQKEAHPGGLAFEMEEFYVKYRNFSYLHCKWATLEELEKDPRISQKIKRFRNKQAQMKHIFTEPDEDLFNPDYVEVDRILEVAHTKDPDTREEVTHYLVKWCSLPYEESTWELEEDVDPGKIKESEALQIPPEIKHMVTYPEERPASDSWQKLEKSREYKNSNQLREYQLEGMNWLLFNWCNR from the exons ATGATAATGAgaatacagaaaaaagaaaagcag CCGCCAAGCTTCAGAGCACTGAGCTGCTCCCCGATGTCGGATGCCTGGGAGTGCGAGGCGCAGGACCCCTTTGGCAGCAGCAAGGAGCAGGACCAGGTGCCCGGCCAGGTGACGGTGACAGCCATGGACACGGGTGGCCAGTGCCAGTGCCCAGAGGAGGAGCCTGACGAGGCTCCGCAGAAGCGGACGAGCACCCAGAACGGGATGCAGGACAGTGGGGGTGGGGGCACGGGGGTGAAGAAGAAACGGAAGAAAAAGGATCTGGGAGAGcaggaagggggagaaaaagcatCTGTGGAGGTGAAACCAAAGAGGAGGAGAGAGCCTAAAGAACCAAAAGAGCCTAAAAAGGCCAAGGAACCCAAGAAGCCGAAGGAGCCCAAGCAGAGGGAGGTGGCCAAGAAGCCCCGGAAACCTCGGGAACCCAAAGCCCCCAAGGAGCCTAAAGACAAGAAGAGCGGCTCTGAGCCTGCCCCCAGAGCAAGATCCAGGAAGAGCAG CAAGGACACCCCtgtggagaagaagaagaaagggaagaggaaaaatgagATACCAGTGGACAGTTCGGATTTGGATCAGGGTCTCCTGAGCCCATCCGTGCAGAGCCCAGAGGAGTCTGCAGAGTCAGCCGACAGCCAG AAACGCCGCTCAGGACGGCAAGTGAAGAGGAGGAAATACAACGAGGACCTGGATTTCAAGGTGGTGGATGATGATGGCGAGACAATAgctgtgctgggagctgagcGAACCTCCGCGCTCTCCGCCTCTACCCTGGCATGGCAGGCAGAG GAGCCTCCTGAGGATGATGCCAACATCGTTGAGAAGATCCTTGCCTCCAGGATGGTGCAGAAGGAG GCTCATCCCGGAGGCCTGGCATTTGAGATGGAGGAGTTCTACGTCAAGTACAGGAACTT ctCCTACCTTCACTGTAAGTGGGCAacgctggaggagctggagaaggaCCCCAGGATCTCCCAGAAGATAAAGCGCTTCCGGAACAAGCAGGCTCAGATGAAACATATTTTTACAGAG CCTGATGAAGATTTGTTCAACCCAGACTATGTGGAGGTAGATCGAATTCTGGAGGTGGCTCACACGAAGGACCCTGACACCAGGGAG GAGGTCACTCACTACCTGGTGAAGTGGTGCTCGCTGCCCTACGAGGAGAGCAcctgggagctggaggaggaTGTCGACCCAGGGAAGATTAAAGAGTCCGAAGCCCTCCAAATCCCTCCAGAAATCAAGCACATGGTAACGTACCCAGAG GAGCGCCCAGCATCTGACTCCTGGCAGAAACTGGAGAAGTCCCGGGAGTATAAGAACAGCAACCAGCTGCGGGAGTATCAGCTGGAGGGAATGAACTGGCTGCTCTTTAACTGGTGTAACAggtga